A genomic segment from Hippoglossus stenolepis isolate QCI-W04-F060 chromosome 3, HSTE1.2, whole genome shotgun sequence encodes:
- the LOC118105064 gene encoding tubulin-specific chaperone cofactor E-like protein: METQDDINGRTFVEVIRERYSPENFPWCTGPDIRVVVVPSAGPQGSPVKDRVNLPSVLVLDSWGISQAGDQAWIVAFCAHVSKLDLSHNKLQDWHEINKIVSNTPNLESLNLSYNPLAGVTLEPWCTKAFFRVRSLGLNNTKVSWDTVLLLIREIPELEELFLSLNGYSSLTAPSVAFPSLRLLHITHNSLQDWAEVRKFSSMFPSLDTLVMANNNLASIQDNKDVLQRLFPNLRSINLHNSGLNRWEDVEKLNFFPKLEEVQLQGIPLLQTFTEEERIHLTIAQLPAISWLNGSVVTDCEREAAERFFIRYYFDYPEEELPDRYHSLVTKYGKLEPLAEVDLRPRCCAQVEVHCEEKVQQLTIRLDQTVAVLKKQLTTVVQLSTNSMRLYYIDRTSVFGPEEMKFNTRALHSYSIQDGDQLLVVPKTNRKAGVKLAD; the protein is encoded by the exons ATGGAGACACAGGACGACATAAATGGTCGTACCTTCGTGGAGGTGATCAGGGAACGGTACAGTCCAGAGAACTTCCCGTGGTGCACAGGACCTGATATAAGGGTGGTGGTCGTGCCCAGCGCAGGTCCTCAAGGTTCCCCTGTGAAAG ACCGTGTGAACCTGCCCAGTGTGCTGGTGTTGGATAGCTGGGGCATCAGCCAGGCAGGAGACCAGGCGTGGATCGTGGCTTTCTGTGCTCATGTCAGTAAGCTGGACTTGTCccacaacaagctgcaggactgGCACGAG atcaaTAAAATTGTCTCCAACACCCCAAACCTGGAGTCCCTGAACCTGAGCTACAACCCGCTGGCAGGAGTAACCCTCGAGCCATGGTGCACCAAAGCCTTCTTCCGGGTCCGTAGTCTCGGCCTCAACAACACCAAAGTGTCCTGGGACACGGTGCTGCTGCTCATTCGGGAGATACCTGA GCTGGAGGAGTTGTTCCTGTCCCTTAATGGCTACAGCAGTCTGACTGCCCCCAGTGTTGCCTTTCCCAGCCTGCGCCTGCTCCACATCACCCACAACAGCCTCCAGGACTGGGCCGAGGTCCGCAAGTTCAGCTCCATGTTCCCCAGCCTGGACACGCTGGTCATGGCCAACAACAACTTGGCTTCCATTCAGGACAACAAAGACGTCCTGCAGCGGCTCTTCCCCAACCTGCGCAGCATCAACCTGCACAACTCAG GTCTAAACCGATGGGAAGACGTTGAGAAGTTGAACTTCTTCCCCAAGTTGGAGGAGGTGCAACTGCAGGGCATCCCCTTACTGCAGACCTTCACCGAAGAAGAACGAATACACCTCACGATAGCACA GCTTCCTGCAATATCATGGCTAAACGGCAGTGTTGTGACTGACTGTGAGCGGGAAGCTGCCGAGAGGTTCTTCATCCGTTACTACTTCGACTACCCTGAAGAGGAGCTGCCTGACAG ATACCATTCCCTGGTCACCAAGTATGGGAAGCTGGAGCCCCTTGCCGAGGTTGACCTCCGACCTCGCTGCTGCGCCCAGGTGGAGGTTCACTGTGAAGAAAAAGTGCAACAG cTGACCATCCGTTTGGACCAGACAGTAGCTGTGCTGAAGAAGCAGCTGACGACGGTGGTCCAGCTGTCCACCAACAGCATGAGGCTGTACTACATCGACAGGACCAGCGTCTTCGGTCCAGAGGAAATGAAGTTCAACACCCGGGCCCTCCACTCCTACAGCATCCAAGATGGTGATCAACTGTTGGTGGTACCCAAGACCAACAGGAAAGCGGGTGTCAAACTGGCTGATTAG